One stretch of Nycticebus coucang isolate mNycCou1 chromosome 7, mNycCou1.pri, whole genome shotgun sequence DNA includes these proteins:
- the LOC128590603 gene encoding syntenin-1, which produces MSLYPSLEDLKVDKVIQAQTAFSANPANPAILSEASAPVSQDGNLYPKLYPELSQYMGLSLNEEEIRANMVLVPGAPVQGQLVARPSSMNYMVAPVTGNDVGIRRAEIKQGIREVILCKDQDGKIGLRLKSIDNGIFVQLVQANSPASLVGLRFGDQVLQINGENCAGWSSDKAHKVLKQAFGEKITMTIRDRPFERTITMHKDSSGHVGFIFKNGRITSIVKDSSAARNGLLTEHNICEINGQNVIGLKDSQIADILSTAGTVVTITIMPAFIFEHIIKRMAPSIMKSLMDHTIPEV; this is translated from the coding sequence ATGTCTCTCTATCCATCTCTTGAAGACTTGAAGGTAGACAAAGTAATTCAGGCTCAGACTGCCTTTTCTGCAAATCCTGCCAACCCAGCGATTTTGTCAGAAGCTTCTGCTCCTGTCTCTCAAGATGGAAATCTCTATCCTAAACTGTATCCAGAGCTCTCTCAGTACATGGGCCTGAgtttaaatgaagaagaaatacgTGCAAATATGGTCCTGGTCCCTGGAGCACCAGTTCAGGGGCAGTTGGTAGCAAGGCCTTCTAGTATGAACTATATGGTTGCTCCTGTAACTGGTAATGATGTTGGAATTCGTAGAGCAGAAATTAAGCAAGGGATTCGTGAAGTCATTTTGTGTAAGGATCAAGATGGAAAAATTGGACTTAGGCTTAAATCGATAGATAATGGTATATTTGTTCAGCTGGTCCAGGCTAATTCTCCAGCCTCTTTGGTTGGTCTGAGATTTGGGGACCAAGTACTCCAGATCAATGGTGAAAACTGTGCTGGCTGGAGCTCTGATAAAGCACACAAGGTGCTCAAACAGGCTTTTGGAGAGAAGATTACTATGACCATTCGTGACAGGCCCTTTGAACGGACAATCACCATGCACAAGGATAGCAGTGGACATGTTggctttatctttaaaaatggaagaataacATCCATAGTCAAAGATAGTTCTGCAGCCAGAAATGGTCTTCTCACAGAGCACAACATCTGTGAAATCAATGGGCAGAATGTCATTGGATTGAAGGACTCTCAAATTGCAGACATACTGTCAACAGCCGGAACTGTAGTTACCATTACAATCATGCCTGCTTTTATCTTTGAACATATCATTAAACGGATGGCGCCAAGCATTATGAAAAGCCTGATGGACCACACCATTCCTGAAGTTTAA